A region of the Stieleria neptunia genome:
TCCAGCAACGGCCCCGCTTCTCTCTATGAGCTCGAGCAAGACTTCCTACTTTTCGCGCCGATAAGCGTCATCGCGGTAATGTCTGGATTGGTCGCTTCGTTGATCCTTTCATACGATCGGGCAGTTCGCGGTTTTTCATTCTGGGCGGGATATGCGATCGTGCATGCTTGCATGCTTACGTATTACGCGGACATTGAATCCAGATTCGTTACCACAGAGGTCCTTATCCCATTCGTGATTGGGATATTCTGCACGATTCCCAGCTATGGTGTCGGAATCGAAGTCATCCGTTTGGCGCGAATCGGGTGTCTGCTGACTTGCTCGCTTAGGGACATGCTCACTCTTACCGGTGCATGTGCTATTCTTGCGTTTGCTTCAATCGCGGATGTGGCTTGGATTTCCACGTGCGTTTTTCTAGCGATCGCGATTGCGCTTTATTTACGGCTACACCTTGTATCACGCAAGAGTGGCGAACCAGACGATGCACCTGAGTCGCCGAGTTGAGTTTACTGAAGTGGTTGATCGCTCGCGGCGACCACGTGATCGTTAACGTTCTGTCGACAAGTGCAGATGCTGAAGTGTTTCCGAATCGACACGCCTTTTCCTCTTCGCATTCCGTTTCCTAGACGTGGTGTCCCTGACAGCAATTTGCTTCCGCCCACATCTCTTGCATTTGATCCTGACGACGATCGTGGCGTCGTACGGATGATGTTTGCACCTCCAACGAAATGGGTTGAATGGTCTCGCAAAGATGTTCCAGGCGAATTTCTATGGATGCCGCACGTCCGTACAAAAGTAGACGCGTTTCAATGGTGGAAAGAGGGATGGATTCATATCGTAGAAAGAAGGGAAACCGGAATGAAAACGAGACTCGATCGGCGTTTGGCCGATGCAAGCGACGACGGCGAGCGAGAGCGCATTCGAAGCACGTACCAACATTGGTTTTCCGAACAAGAGAACATCTCGCGGCGTCCTGCGGAATGGACGATCGAGCATTGGACGGCTCCCAGCGGTTCTGGAATGCGATCTTGGCGCTGTGGCGACGGGATAGCGGTCACGTTTGAATCGCAGGTGCTGGGTTTCGTGCCCGGCAGCCCAGTGCTTCTGCTGATCTCGCCCGACTCAGGTGCGATTTATGTTCCGAATGGCGGGCTGGACTTCCTGCACAGCGCCTTTAGCATCGGCAATCCACATGATCTATACTCACCGTCACTGGCAGATAAACCTCTAGACGTTACCGACGTCGTTTGGGAACGCGAGGAGGCAACGACAGAACCACGCGATGATACGGAGCGGCGGTGGTCGCCGGTTTGAAGTGGTTAGTCAACTGCCGCCGCCCGCATATCGCCACCGTTGAACTTAATCGGCAGCGACTTCATTGGCGTGACCGTTTTCTCTTGTCAGTGCGGTGAGTGTGTGAGGGTCACAACGTGTCTGTCTTTCGGCGCGCCTGTAGGCGCTTTTGCGGTTAGCCAGTTGTGCGCGCTAGGCGTTCTTTCTGTCTCTTTCTTTAAGCCTTGCCTGGCGTTTTAACTTGCGCTTTTTGCTCGTTGACGCACCCTTGTTGTGTTCCCCGCACGCTGCGGCGCGAACTTCTTTTGAACTCTGTTTCACAACAAGGACAAGCAACCGTGATGTCACACAAAAAACGAACCTGCAAACTCACCAAGCGGCTCGCCGAAGACATGATGATCCGCAACATGGCCGAAGCCACCATCGACGCCTACACCTATCACGTGCGAAAGTTTGCCGACTTTATCCAAAAACCGCTCGACCAGGCAACCGTCGAAGACGTTAGAACCTTCCAGCTCCATCTGATCCGAGAACGAAAGCTTGCATACGGATCGTTCAACCAGGCCGTTTGTGCTTTACGGTTTTACTATCGCTACACCCAGCCCATGCCCTGGCCGGTCACGATGGTTCCCTTCGGCAAACGGCCCAAGAAGCTGCCTACCGTGCTCGGCCGACAAGAAGTCGACCAGCTGATTCAATGCACGGCCAATCTGAAACACCGAACCTTTCTGATGACGCTCTACTCCGGAGGGCTGCGGTTCGCCGAAGCGGCCAACTTGAGGATCCACGACATCGACTCCAAACGGATGATGATTCGAGTCGCCAATGGGAAGGGCAAAAAGGAACGCTTGATCCCTCTCTCACCGAGGCTCTTGAAAGAGCTCAGGATCTACTGGCTCAAGTACAAGCCGACCGACTTGTTGTTCCCGGGAAAGATTCCGGGAAAACCCTACGCCGACACCACGATTCGCAAAGCGATGAAGGATGCAGGGGAGAAGGCGGGGATCAAACGCAGGATTTATCCTCATGTCCTGAGACACTCCTACGCGACGGGACTGCTGGAAGCTGGCGTGGACCTGTTGACGATCAGCAAGCTCCTTGGTCACGCGAGCTTCATCACGACGATGGTCTATCTGCATTGCCGCCGGGAGCACCTGCACAGTGCCCCGAGTCCACTGGACTGGTTGCCGGTCAAGCAACTTCCGACTTACACGCCGCCGACGGAGAACGGCGAACAGGACGATTCAGGCAAGAAAAGCTAACCGTCCATCAACTCATTCGTCGCGGTGCTGAACGTTACGTCAACGAGCACCGCGACGGGGGAGCCAGCATGACGGTCCAAAGCGTGTTGGCCAAGACCAGCCTCTGCCGTACTTCGGCACTCGGTGGTCGTTGGTATCAGTGTGATGATTGTGATCGCCTGACGAAACGACACAACTCCTGTGGCGATCGGCACTGTCCGCAATGTAGTGGCGGAAAACGCCAGAACTTCTCCGATAGAGCTTCGAAACTGATCCTCGACGGTGTGAACTACTACCAAGTCGTCTTCACGTTGCCGGAGGTGGTCTCGACGATGGCACTGGCGAATCGTCAAGAGATCGCGGAGTTGCTGTTCCACTCTGCTTGGAAGTCTCTCAAAAAGACGGTTGAAACAGAACAGCAATATGAGCTCGCTGCGCTGATGGTGCTTCACACCTGGAACCAGAAGCTGGATGCTCATTGGCATGTTCACGCATTGGTTCCGGGGGCGGGGCCCAGTTTAAGCGATGGAGGTTGGATTAAAGCCAGGGCGCCGCAAGTCGACGGCTATGAAGATGACCGCCAGTACCTCGTCGATGCGATCAATCTTCGAAGATCGTTTCGGAAGATCGCGGTGGCTCACCTACAGCGTCTTCGTAAGAACGACAAATTGAAACTCGACGGCTCGCTGGCGTATCTGCAAGGTGACGAAGCCTGGGAGGAGATGATCGATCAGCTCGAATCAAAGGAATGGGTCAGCTACATCGAACCCCCTCCGACCGAAAGCAGTCGCGGCGAGCACGTGGTTCGTTACTTAACGCGTTATCTGACCGGTGGGCCGATCAGTGACTACCGCATCATCGCCGCGGACGACCACGAGGTCACATTTTGGGCCCGCGAAGGCCGCACCACCGGTGGTGAATCGCTTCAAGTTCCGTTCACTCTCTCGACATCGGAGTTCATCCGTCGCTGGTGCCTGCACATTCTGCCAAAAGAGTTGACCAAAACACGTCAGTTTGGAGGCTGGTCGAATACAAAAGCTGAAGAATATCTCGCGAAGTGCCGAGCGTCACTCACCGATGCCGACCGATCGCAGGCGGGGACTCTCGACTTGCTCTCTGATGAAGTCGACTCGGTCGAGGCCGAGCCCGAATCGACGTTGTGCTGTGAGCACTGTGGCAGCGAATCGCTTCGTCTGACGCACGAGTATGAGAAGCGACCGTGGAGCGAAATCTTCCGGCGGGACTCGAAAGATAGCCCACTTTGGTACCGCGAGAGTCAAGAAAAAGATGACATTCGCTTTTGGGACGGGGCAATGGGTGAGGGCTTTTCGGAATGGTACGCGTGGTATCTGAAAAGTGGCATTGAAAGTGCAAGGGAGCGGACGGCCCCCGAAACCGCACCCGAATCAAACGCCAGAGCTGGCACGCGGCAACTGCAGCTATTCTAATAGCGGTCTACCCGAACCCGGCCAAGTCGAGCCGACAAACTTCAACGCACGATCTATCCCTGCACGTCCCGTGCCCGGATAGATCGCATTTCGTTCCCCGAAAGAGTCGCACTCTACTTTTGGATCCAACGTTGCACTGACGCTTTAGCCCCATGACACAGTTTCGCCACAAGACGCTCGGCACGTTTACCCAACGCGAAGAGTTCGACGACCTTCGTTGGGAGGCCGATCTCGAATTACCGGCTTTCGCTGTATTCTCGTATGTCCGAAACGGTAAACGCAGGCGATCCAAGAAGGTTCCTGTCGCGATCTACGACGATGGCGAACCGTCACAAGCTGCGATCAAAATGCTTCAGGCGATCAAGCGGTCGCAGAAGCAACTCGTGAAAAACATCTGCACGACATTTTTTGATGACTTGCGACAACAGGGCTATGATGACTCAGGTCGCCACGAAGGACATGGCATGTGGTGGAGCCGTGATCCTGTAACCGTCGCTCTCGCGTGTCGCGAAGTGCTTCTTAAACGACTCAAGCGTGACCGTATGTGGGAACCGGAAGACCTTTTTGCTGTCCTGTATGAGCCTAGAATTGAGATCTTTCCTTCGGACACCGATGATGGCATTCCGCGAACCTTGATTGATTTTGGTGCCGAGTTTGAGGATGAGCATGGTGTCAGCGTTCGTACGGATGGTAAACGAGTGCTGAATCTTGGATACTCTGGCGAAGCATAGCCGCAAGAAATCGGGGAACCATCCGATGCACCCGAGTCGCCGAGTCGGGCGTTTTGAAAATGGAAGATCTCTCGCGGCGACCGGGTGATCGGTACCGTTATCGGACAGACACAGCACGTTGAAACATGAGCTTGACCTACATCACAGAGCCGCTCACGCAAGCTGCTGCAGGAATGTTCGAGCATCTTCCAACGGGGGTGGTACCGTCTAACGACAACCGCTTTCCTTCTCCCAATGAGATGCTTGCCATTTGCAGTTCTCTTCCGGGCTACACGGTCGTTCGAAATGATGTGCTTAGTGCCGCATTCTACGTTGAGATCGAAAGGTGCTCCGATAGTGCACATTGGGCCGCAATCAATTTCAGCGTGGATCCGAACGACTTGGATTTACCCGCTAGATTCGTCTTCGATCGCTGCGATCCCAAAACAGCTTTTTCTGTATTGAAGGCCGTCGCGGCACTCTGCGGCCCACATGTCTACCTTGATGACACGCTGGTCGAGCCCCTAATTGTTCAAGGGAGTGACAGTGTTGACGACTTGCTCGAGTATTAT
Encoded here:
- a CDS encoding tyrosine-type recombinase/integrase produces the protein MSHKKRTCKLTKRLAEDMMIRNMAEATIDAYTYHVRKFADFIQKPLDQATVEDVRTFQLHLIRERKLAYGSFNQAVCALRFYYRYTQPMPWPVTMVPFGKRPKKLPTVLGRQEVDQLIQCTANLKHRTFLMTLYSGGLRFAEAANLRIHDIDSKRMMIRVANGKGKKERLIPLSPRLLKELRIYWLKYKPTDLLFPGKIPGKPYADTTIRKAMKDAGEKAGIKRRIYPHVLRHSYATGLLEAGVDLLTISKLLGHASFITTMVYLHCRREHLHSAPSPLDWLPVKQLPTYTPPTENGEQDDSGKKS
- a CDS encoding IS91 family transposase, with the protein product MRRGAERYVNEHRDGGASMTVQSVLAKTSLCRTSALGGRWYQCDDCDRLTKRHNSCGDRHCPQCSGGKRQNFSDRASKLILDGVNYYQVVFTLPEVVSTMALANRQEIAELLFHSAWKSLKKTVETEQQYELAALMVLHTWNQKLDAHWHVHALVPGAGPSLSDGGWIKARAPQVDGYEDDRQYLVDAINLRRSFRKIAVAHLQRLRKNDKLKLDGSLAYLQGDEAWEEMIDQLESKEWVSYIEPPPTESSRGEHVVRYLTRYLTGGPISDYRIIAADDHEVTFWAREGRTTGGESLQVPFTLSTSEFIRRWCLHILPKELTKTRQFGGWSNTKAEEYLAKCRASLTDADRSQAGTLDLLSDEVDSVEAEPESTLCCEHCGSESLRLTHEYEKRPWSEIFRRDSKDSPLWYRESQEKDDIRFWDGAMGEGFSEWYAWYLKSGIESARERTAPETAPESNARAGTRQLQLF